A DNA window from Criblamydia sequanensis CRIB-18 contains the following coding sequences:
- a CDS encoding class I SAM-dependent methyltransferase, translating into MLKKTFLPFFLFQSVALFSAQKETLPNINYGTLPSVDNGFYSSFNLDVWLLGGYAFNFAPELTTYFALLKRNYKIDTVIETGTFKGGTTVLFSCLFNQVHTIEIEPNTYNNAKKLLSPYSNVHCHFGSSEVVLDNLLPGLKHKPILLYLDAHWNEHWPLLNELEAISKTHKDNCIIVIDDFKVPGRPDIPYDHYGIHECSYEYIKEALDKVYSSYRLQYVIPRNINSRAKLAIFPSSWPIKRNQEEFIIEGESFYGER; encoded by the coding sequence ATGCTAAAAAAAACATTTCTTCCGTTTTTTCTTTTTCAGAGTGTAGCTCTTTTTTCTGCACAGAAAGAAACATTACCTAATATCAATTACGGCACCCTTCCTTCTGTTGACAATGGTTTTTATAGTTCATTTAACCTCGATGTGTGGCTCCTTGGAGGGTATGCTTTTAATTTTGCACCGGAACTTACTACTTACTTTGCTCTTTTAAAAAGAAATTATAAGATCGACACAGTCATTGAAACTGGAACTTTTAAAGGGGGCACAACGGTTCTATTTTCCTGTCTTTTCAATCAAGTCCATACCATCGAAATTGAGCCGAATACTTACAATAACGCAAAAAAGCTTTTATCACCTTACTCCAATGTGCATTGTCATTTCGGAAGTTCAGAGGTTGTCCTCGATAATTTGCTTCCTGGTCTTAAACATAAACCTATCCTTTTATATCTAGATGCTCATTGGAATGAACATTGGCCTTTGTTGAATGAATTGGAAGCTATTTCAAAAACTCATAAAGACAATTGCATTATTGTCATCGATGATTTCAAAGTGCCGGGTCGACCGGATATTCCTTATGACCACTATGGCATTCATGAATGTTCTTATGAATATATTAAAGAAGCTTTAGATAAAGTCTATTCATCTTATAGGCTTCAATATGTGATTCCAAGAAACATTAATAGCCGAGCAAAACTTGCTATTTTTCCATCTTCTTGGCCCATAAAAAGAAACCAAGAAGAGTTTATAATAGAAGGTGAGAGTTTTTATGGAGAAAGGTAG
- the rpmB gene encoding 50S ribosomal protein L28, giving the protein MSRKCCVTGKKPATGYKYAIRGIAKKQKGIGLKVTGKTRRRHSPNLIKKRLWLAEENRFVTLKVSMQALRIIDKQGVAAVVRELRENGEKI; this is encoded by the coding sequence ATGTCTAGAAAATGTTGCGTTACAGGAAAAAAACCTGCGACCGGTTATAAATATGCCATACGCGGTATTGCTAAGAAGCAAAAAGGGATCGGTCTAAAAGTTACAGGCAAAACAAGAAGAAGGCACAGCCCTAACCTAATCAAAAAACGTTTATGGCTTGCTGAAGAAAATCGTTTTGTAACCTTGAAAGTAAGCATGCAAGCGCTTCGAATTATTGATAAGCAAGGCGTTGCTGCAGTTGTTCGTGAATTAAGAGAAAACGGCGAAAAAATATAA
- the surE gene encoding 5'/3'-nucleotidase SurE, translated as MTKKRILITNDDGIHAPGIKHLWNSLKNDYEVTVVAPHQEQSGVGVSVTIRHPLQLNRLHWNGIQAYSVTGTPADCVKLALNVILDERPHLIVSGINRGTNSGRNVLYSGTCGGVIEGTMRDIPGIAFSLSDYQDPKFESIERFIPPFLEFVFNKPLPPQTFLNVNFPSVIEGAPKGFKFARQGKEYWGESLDARNHPTEGHTYYWIGARKVQFEENEESDVSWLNKGYVAAVPVNVGDLTENNHLRTHKDLFEKHFECLNF; from the coding sequence ATGACAAAAAAAAGAATCTTAATAACAAACGATGATGGAATCCATGCCCCCGGTATCAAACACCTATGGAATTCCTTAAAGAACGATTATGAGGTTACAGTTGTAGCCCCTCATCAAGAACAATCCGGTGTCGGAGTTTCTGTTACGATTAGACACCCTCTCCAATTGAACCGCTTGCATTGGAATGGAATCCAGGCCTATTCAGTCACAGGAACGCCGGCAGACTGCGTAAAATTGGCATTGAATGTGATATTAGATGAGCGCCCTCATCTAATAGTTTCAGGAATCAACCGAGGCACCAACTCGGGTCGAAATGTTCTCTATAGCGGCACATGCGGAGGGGTTATTGAGGGAACGATGAGAGATATTCCAGGGATCGCTTTTTCTCTATCGGACTATCAGGACCCAAAGTTTGAGTCGATAGAGCGCTTTATACCCCCTTTTCTTGAATTTGTTTTTAATAAGCCGCTGCCTCCTCAAACTTTCCTGAATGTTAATTTCCCCTCTGTTATTGAAGGAGCTCCGAAAGGCTTTAAATTTGCCCGCCAAGGCAAGGAATACTGGGGAGAGTCTTTGGATGCGAGAAACCACCCGACAGAAGGCCATACCTATTACTGGATAGGGGCAAGAAAGGTGCAGTTTGAAGAAAACGAAGAATCAGACGTAAGCTGGTTAAATAAAGGGTATGTAGCGGCAGTTCCCGTCAATGTCGGGGATTTGACTGAAAACAATCATTTAAGAACGCATAAAGATTTATTTGAAAAACACTTCGAGTGCCTTAACTTTTAA